The DNA window GTTCTGCGATAGACTGGACCAGGTTCAAGCACTACTCGTGCTTGACGCTCCCACACCTGATGGCTCTAGTATCTCGTCCGACGCCTGAGATGGTGAGCTTGGGCGTCTCTCTAGTTGTCATCAGCTCCGCATCTGCGTTGTTCAACTCGGCCCTACCTAGGGCCCAGGATGTAAAATCGGGGTTCAAAGTCGGCCAAGgtgaggcagcggcggctggccgcccCCCAAACCAGAATTAATTTTCTGAGCTGACGACTGACAATCTATCCCGGGATCGTaggcccctccccgtcggcgAAACGACTACAGTGTCTGCGTCACGTCATGGACGCGTTACGGAAACTAGCTGCCACCAGGAActgcgccgtcgtggtgTTGTCACAGTGTGCGACCAGGATGCAATCGGAGCAGGGCGCTACCTTGGTCGCGGCAGTCAATGCAACGGTGTGGGAGCAAGGCATATCAACCCGCATCGTCCTCTTCAGAGACTGGGCCTGGGAGGAGAAGAAACTGCGAGGGGTCTTCTTGGCCGGTCTACAAAAGATCGACGGCAAGGCAACCCAACTAGCCGTTGAGCACGTTTGTGCGTTTAAGGTTGAAGCTGTACGTTCCGTCTCGGCTCCAGCTGCAGACTGTGCCGGCAGACAAGTGCTAACGCCagaggcgcagggcggcaCGACTAGCATCGCGTACGATGCCGCCAGTAGATTCCCGGCAAGATCTGCAGATCCGGGACGTCGTAAGAGAAAGCTGGGGCATACGGGGCTGGAAGTGCCGGacagcgaagacgacgaagactATGGctgggccgacgaggacgaggagtcGATGCCCGCTCCACCGCCGCAATGGCAGGGCAGTGAAGACATCCTGCTGGGCCACGAGATTggccgagacgacgacagcacCTGCGCGGacagcgaggaggatgaggggAGTGCCACGGGGTGCAATGATTAAGCGCCGGCGAAGCGCCGAGCTTCGCGACGCTGAGCTCCCCCGGGCTCCATGTCGCGGATGGGGCGCGGTCCACCAAGACTCAGCGGAATCGCGGTGGGCTTTGCTGCGAGTCGTgcggtcggcgacgaagcaAGGGGAGGGTGACGGGCATTCCGGCCACGACAACAAGACGGAGGGACGGCGACTCGAGCGCGCCCAAGAAAAAAGAGGCAGAAGTCGCAGACAAAATGCTGCAGAGGCTATGCTGTACTTACTCGCGACACGGCACAAAAAAAACACCAGGCCGCATAGTTACGGGGCCCCGGCTTTGCACGTCTGGGGCAGCACGACGCGACGTTCGAAATAGCAAAacacagcagcaggctgtGCTACAAATGGCCCTGATTCAAGGTTCCTAACAATTATCGTGGCTGCGTCTCGGCGAATCGtcggggctggctggcagcgacagcggGGACGCGTTTGGGCTGGGAAGTCGGCCAAATCCGGCTCAGCGAGGGCTTCGTCACTCATGGGCGAGCCAAGCCCGCCAGAACCACGGCCACATGCTTCTGGAAGGGTTAAAAAATTCTCTGATGGCATCATGGACGCGGCGCCCCACCAGCGATACGGCAGAGGTTTTCAAGGCCATTCCTAGTAGGGCCGGCCATCTTGGGGCACCCCACCTCTGCTTCGACAAAGGCGTTTGCAAGTACCTGTGGGGAGGAGGTACATTGTCCGATTTTTTGCGAGCGCATCCCCTTGTCgccctgtgctgtgctgtgctgggctAGGCTGGCCGATCTGCTGCTCCACGTTCTCACGCCCGTGTCATTGCCAGCAGCCCTGTCGCATGTGAGTCGGGGGAGGGGTACGATTGGTGGCAggggcatcatcatctcaCCAACGCCGGCAGCGGTGCGACCAGCGAGAGGCGGACTCTGGTCGTGAGCATCTCTGGTGCTCGGGCAAAGGCTGCTGCCAGCGCTGTCGTGTCGTCTGTCGTCCGTCTGCTGCCCGTGGGCTGAGCTTGGCCACGAGCCGCTGGGGGAGCTGGGGGAACTGGGGGAGCTGGGGACTTGGGGGACTTGGGACTGGGCTCCAATTCGCTCACGACACCGGTTGTCGTTGCATGATGGTGGAGAATGAATCGTCTCCAGCTGTCGCAGACACGACGGGGCTTGAAAAGCGCGCACGgcatggcgcggcggcgcggcatggcACCTTACAACAAGGCAAGGAGGGAGGGCATAACATGGCACGGCATGGTATATGGTTATGGCAtgcgcatggcatggcatggcaaagCTCGCCGCCTGGCCCAAGGACGAGGCTCCTGCTCTGCATGCTGGATGGACGGACACCCACCACCGCATTCGTGTCGGCCCAACTCCAGGTCCAAGTCCAGCATGGTCCCGGGGCGCCTTTGGGCCGTCGGTTGGGCCAGGGTGAGTCACGTCTCTTGGCGGATGGCTCGTGATGATGCATGGTCTTTTGGACAGCCAGCAGGCCTCGAGCATCATCGTAGCTTGTCGGTTGTGATTGCGGaatccgcgccgtcgacggcgactgAGAAGGGCATTACGTACAAATTAGGTATAACTCCAACACTCTGCCGCTGGCCCTGCGCAGAGAGCCATTTCCCGAATCAGATCTCAGCGCGCCATGCTTGTGGTCGATCCCCTCCGGCTTtggctgccgacggcgagcgatGGGGCGGGATTTGCATGCAAGCTCGCTCATCAgtgtgtacgaagtaggtggTAACGTTATGTACGTACTGCGAACGACCTTTTGGTGCCGTGCACAGGCGGCGGATGGTTTGCCGGCGAcccgctcgccgaggaaggaGGGTGCATACTGTTATCCACAAAGGATAGACAGGCTTTGTTGAAGGGAATGTTGCCTCGCATCCGGGGTCAAGTCGGAGGAGGAGTGGGCTGTGTGCCTATGTACATGTAGTATGTACATGGCTGACTGTGCGTGTGCGAAGCAAGCAGCCAGCAATCATTTGTCCTGGATGCACGGTGCAGGACTGAGGTATTCATAACAATACTACCTACTAAGAACTCCGTACCAATGCTGTTGTCTACAGTATAACTAACGACTAAGTACGCACTCCTACATTCGTATTCAGCactatactgtactgtaccaAACGTACTGTACCGCCAGGCAAACACAATAGGTAGACTGCGATGCTTGTGAGCGAGAGCAAGCCCCAAACAGACAAACAGGCGGACGCTCGCACGCCGCGGGTGcccctgcctggcccgcccgcccgcccgcccgtccgctcGCTCTTATCGACGGGCACAGACGGCCCCGCAGCCACGGACGGGCCCCAAgctttttctctctctctctctgtctctctctctctctgtgtgtgtctccttctccagcgTGTCCGGATCGTGGACGCAGAAATAGTTAGGGGTGGGGAAGGGGGCTCGGGGTCCCCATGAGCGGTGCGTATCTTTTGTGCCAGAGCGCCAGACTAACTAATAACTTGACTGCCTACTTGGCAGTACTGTATACCGCGCGTACATACGTGTGGGTGGCGTCTTATCTCGTTCATCCCAACGGCAGTACTAGTGTACTAGGTAACTAGTATGCCCGCGAGATGCTACCGTGCTGTGCGTTTGTTTCGCTGGGGTGCGCACACACTCGGGACGGGAGCTTGAGAGTAGTACTTATTTACTAGGTTAGTTAGTGTGGGAGAGTGTGAAGGGGAAAGAGGGCAGAGCGGGAGAACATTAGACATGTGCACATGTCAAATGGCAGTCAGTTCAGTTCGGTAAACAAACGCTCGCTCACTACGTACCAGGCACGTCGTGTGAATGAATGGAGACGGCGGCTGTTGATGCATCGGGGCGCCTCATCAAAAGCCCCGCCAACCTCAACGTCACCACAACGACACTGACACCTACAAGACATGTGTctgcacatacatacatccGAGCAAGCCCAAGTGCTTGATCCGTAGCGAAGCTTAAATGTACGGACGGTATTGACGCTGCACATCAATGCGTGGCACGTGCGAAACCTGAGCATGTGCAACATTCAGTATGGGCTCGGGTCCAAGTGGCACGCACGTCGAAGCTCGGTATGATGCGAAGAAGATGTGGTTGATGAAAGGAGGGGTGCgtgcgggcgagctggagggctGGAGGGCTGGATTGTCCATCGACGGACGCGCAATGCAACATTGTAGTACACAGATCAATCTGCGACAGGGCCCGCCCCGCGGCCCTTCACCCTGCCATCTGCCCTCTTGCTTTTGCTTCCTTTTTCGTTGACCTTGTGgcggctgttgttgttgcctcCCCCAGGATGGATGAGGCGGGCTTGTGAAACCTGAACCGGGGGGGATGGACAGGggggcgtggccgccgcttgagggccgaggcgccgggGGGCGCTTGATCCTGGGGTTCCGCGCAGCAATGCGGCCAACTCTACCTTTGTTATAGCCCAGGTATACAATACAGCATTGGCAGTATTTGGGTGCGCTATAGGGCGGGGTGTGGCGACAGAGTGCTTGAGGCGCTCTCTCAAGTGCACTTGTATCAACACACATATCCTCTCCGCCACAAGTGCACATACATATGCTTCGGACATGCAGTTGCAACCCTCCCATCCATCGACAGCCAGCGTTAGCAATGTAGTGTGTATGTGTGTTGTGGCGGCCCAGAAGAGGACCCGCGCCCAGGCGGTCTAGCGACGCGGTTATGCGCGGTGGCTGAAGCTCTGGCGTGCATGAGGGAGCTGAAGccgggcagggggggggcctcCCTACGTTCTTCGCACAAAGAAAAAGTTCCTCGGGCGTAAGGCCAAAGCAAAGCCGAGGACAGGGCGAAAGCTACAGGAGGGTGAAGGGGCCGACCAGCGCATGGTACTTCATGTACACGTAGTAGTAGTTTTGCTGTAGTCAGTATGCGCGATGTGTGCACATCGACAGAGGACGGTAAGAGGAGGAAGTGGCGTGTCCGCGCGGTAACGAACAAACCCTGTCCGAGAAGCGGGCATGCGGACTGGACCCGCGCGTCCGATAGATGAGGGCGTGTTGGTCCGATCGTCATGCACGGGGGCACCGGGCAAAACTTCCGACGGCCGCGGGGCGTGCCATGTGCAAACGGAATTGCGCGTACGACAAGTCGCTGTAGGGCCATGTATGTAAGTGCTGCAGAGAGGGTCAAGCATGTTCAAGGGTTTCTCTTGGGGCCTCGCGCGGCCGAGATCTCGGCTCTTGTCGGGGCGTTTCACCCCTTGGCCGTTTGCGAGGGAGACATCAGCCGACCCGCGAGAGGCCGTGGCCTGATTGATATCGTGGTGCCACCGGAtcggccatcatcagcagtTCGGGCCCCGCTCCGCCGATACTCTTTCCGGGCCGAGCAGGTCGCGGAACTCCAGTGATTGATTGGGCGCTGCAACAGACTGCCGCGCCGGATCGGCTCGCGATGGggtcggccggcctgccatgcgtcgcgtcgcgtTGAGGCTTCTCCGTGGAAACATGGCGGGCGATGAGTCGATGGCTGCCCCGTGGGGTATGAACTACTACCGTGATCCCGAGTTTCTGACTGCCGCGAGCTTCATCTCAAGCGTCATTTTCCGATCCATCGAGCCTAGTCATCAAATTATCCGCGTCGTGTCcgaggtacgaagtatggTTCGCCACACGTCCGTCAGCGCGACGATCGGCTTAGGGATGAGGCCGCGGGCCGGCTGGCGTCGGGGCCTGCAGGTCTTCCGCATCTCCTTCTCGCATGTCGCACGACAGGCTGGCGACTGGTTCTAAGGCTGCGGCATCTTGCAGCGAaccaagggcggcgcgacgagctgggaCTTCGCCCATCCAGAGcgctgccctggctgccggacacccccgtcggcggcgggcggtttCCTGAAGAACCCAGGATAGCGGGAGTTGGCGCGTGGACATGCCACCTGGTGATCTCCCTCGGTCCGTCACGCCACCATATGCAGTTGACTGCACGCACGACATTCAAGGCCGACGACTGCCGATATTCCTTTGGCCTATTGTGGCCCATGCTGTGctggcgttgacgatggcTTTTGCCCATTGTTCGCCAATTCTCGACGTTGTCGCCTCAAAGCCGGGTACAGTGGCTGGAAGGCCAGGTTGACGGAACCCGACGTAGGCATGGCAAGCATCCGGCTTCTCTCGCTTTGGGAGTGCCAGTTCCGAGACACATTTGCGCGTACAAGCCCCCGGGCGCGTTATCCGCATTGCCCAGAAGGCAAGCAGGGGCAGGCCAGACCCGGTATCTGTCACGTCCGTTAACGTGGTCACAGTCATTCGCCTACTCGAGCATcttgacctcgccggcgggagACCATGTCCGTCGAGTCTAGACGGTGCGAgtggccagcagcaaccgcaTAGAGGCGCTCTTTGACGAGATCGAGATTCTGTGCAAAGCCCTGTGATATCCTCAGGCCCACCCGAGAGCTGGCTAATGTGTATGCCAGGCCACCCGCCGTGTCTCTGTTGACCATCAACACCGCAATAGGCCACGTTGGAGCTGGACACTCTGGCTGTGCGTGTGAATGAGGGTATACTCTGCTCTGTTCAATACAGTCTCCTGGTCTCGGGAGTATGTCGTTCTTCTTCTCGTGGAAAGCAGAAACTGTCTGTACGCTCGTGAGGTGTCAGACGATGCACCCCAGGAAAATACGAACAGAAGTCACAGACGATACCCTTTTCGCGCATACCATGGTATTACTCCATCTTCGAGGAATAGACATCTCAAGATAGACGTGTCTGAATGGACGTGATCCCCGGACAAAGATGGGGGCGTTCGCTGCTCGTCTCCAGGAACGGGATGCGTCGAACaacatgtacttcgtacagtgACGTGATCAGCCCTCCCGGCCTGCGTGTCGGCCTTTTGTATGTCGAAAACGCTTCAGTGAGCCTGTGCAGGAATTGAGTGTGATGGCACGTTACGTTGCGAGTTGTGAGGGTGATGCGGATGAAGACGTCATGTCGGAGGCTGGGGAGGGCATGAAAAACGTGGCGAGGTTATTGGTCTAGGGTAGGTAGATACCCTCGTACTTTACGATTGCTCGTGAACGGATCGGCTCAGCAATGTGATGCACTAGCTCTGGAAATGATATTGTCTCTGAGGGTCGTTTAAATCCATCTAATTTGAATATCTGGCGGCCTGTGGAATCCGGTCAGCTCTTGGGTGTGTCCCGTTGGGTGAGGATCTTGGTCGCTCTTGCGAAGTAGTGAgtgtgtacgaagtatgctTCTTGTTACTGCGTGGTAATAATGGTCCAATGGCATTAGTGGTAGCCGACACTCATAAACCATTAGTCACCGGATCCAACTAGTGCTAGAATAAAGCACCACGATGGGCAATCTAGTACGTATCAACGATGCGTGAGTTTCCCTTGGAACTCGATGAACAAAAGTTGTGGACGTTTCAGGTTTACTGCACGAAGTAACTACAGGGCCGCACCTGTTTATTTTAGGCAGTGGTCGGTCAGTGCTGGCAGGCGAGgtgagctgagctgagctgcATCCGGGCCATGACATAAGCGACTTCGACCAATCAAGACCCGTCACTGTTTGTGGTACCATTCAGGTTGTGCCCATCGCCAATGTCCGGAACCTTCTCTCGCCCTGTCGGTTCACAACGACTGGTCATCGGGCATCAACTttggcgccgcgcagcgGTACAACTCGTGCGAgcatcggcgtcggtgtCATGCGCGTCTGACTGGCTTCAACAGCTGTCTTTGAGCCCTCAGCCCTGACCCTGGTCCTGGGGACCGGTGCAGCAAGCGTGCCGTGGGCGGATCAGTAAGTCACGCCGTTATTCACCTTGTCTTCGCTGTGCGCCCGTGTCAAGCCCGCAACCGTTGCCGTCGCGCTACCTCACTCAATGGCAGAAGAGTGACGCAGCACATCACGTAGTGCGTGTGTTAGTTGCACGGCAGTGAGGGCGCGAgtgtcgctgtcgctctCACGGTCCTCGATCTGCAAGTCATCTccgccagcggcaccagctCGACATCTCACA is part of the Purpureocillium takamizusanense chromosome 7, complete sequence genome and encodes:
- a CDS encoding uncharacterized protein (EggNog:ENOG503P2WA~COG:L) codes for the protein MGSPWYRENRLGHSDDRQRHLQRPPCGVDCLQKVHKQRVARTIKAVQAARQQAGLSEVGSAIDWTRFKHYSCLTLPHLMALVSRPTPEMVSLGVSLVVISSASALFNSALPRAQDVKSGFKVGQGPSPSAKRLQCLRHVMDALRKLAATRNCAVVVLSQCATRMQSEQGATLVAAVNATVWEQGISTRIVLFRDWAWEEKKLRGVFLAGLQKIDGKATQLAVEHVCAFKVEAGGTTSIAYDAASRFPARSADPGRRKRKLGHTGLEVPDSEDDEDYGWADEDEESMPAPPPQWQGSEDILLGHEIGRDDDSTCADSEEDEGSATGCND
- a CDS encoding uncharacterized protein (EggNog:ENOG503P2WA~COG:L), which translates into the protein MMDYHSIHGHDISSFDAPGAHRLPTVAASQALDELEHDARPGVVTGLESLDRALCGSENADSPDIASRGSIKRGQVTEIWGPPGTGKTALAIQMTANAICSGHHVVWVDCLQKVHKQRVARTIKAVQAARQQAGLSEVGSAIDWTRFKHYSCLTLPHLMALVSRPTPEMVSLGVSLVVISSASALFNSALPRAQDVKSGFKVGQGPSPSAKRLQCLRHVMDALRKLAATRNCAVVVLSQCATRMQSEQGATLVAAVNATVWEQGISTRIVLFRDWAWEEKKLRGVFLAGLQKIDGKATQLAVEHVCAFKVEAGGTTSIAYDAASRFPARSADPGRRKRKLGHTGLEVPDSEDDEDYGWADEDEESMPAPPPQWQGSEDILLGHEIGRDDDSTCADSEEDEGSATGCND
- a CDS encoding uncharacterized protein (EggNog:ENOG503P2WA~TransMembrane:1 (o35-56i)~COG:L); its protein translation is MWCGLPPKDWTRFKHYSCLTLPHLMALVSRPTPEMVSLGVSLVVISSASALFNSALPRAQDVKSGFKVGQGPSPSAKRLQCLRHVMDALRKLAATRNCAVVVLSQCATRMQSEQGATLVAAVNATVWEQGISTRIVLFRDWAWEEKKLRGVFLAGLQKIDGKATQLAVEHVCAFKVEAGGTTSIAYDAASRFPARSADPGRRKRKLGHTGLEVPDSEDDEDYGWADEDEESMPAPPPQWQGSEDILLGHEIGRDDDSTCADSEEDEGSATGCND